A genomic stretch from Ureibacillus composti includes:
- a CDS encoding ABC transporter ATP-binding protein codes for MIEIQGLTKKYGSFTALDNLNLAVEEGVVFGFVGANGAGKSTTFSILATLLSPTSGDALINGKSVVQEPREVRKQIGYMPDFFGVYDQLKADEYLDFYGASYGLSSSEREVLIPQLLELVNLTSKRYEYVDLLSRGMKQRLCLARSLIHDPKVLILDEPASGLDPRARVEMRDILKHLKSMGKTILISSHILPELAEMCDEIGVIDNGRLIAHGNVATIQAQLQGDKRIIVKVINQLERARAFFEEDPHISSIELIEERNEIAFSYRGKPEDQVKLLQKALLAEIPIYTLTEEEKDLEDVFMAITKGADTE; via the coding sequence ATGATTGAAATTCAAGGGTTAACAAAAAAATACGGGTCCTTCACTGCCTTAGACAATCTGAACTTAGCAGTAGAAGAAGGAGTTGTATTTGGATTTGTCGGGGCAAACGGTGCTGGTAAATCTACGACATTTTCAATTTTGGCAACATTGCTATCTCCAACATCGGGTGATGCACTTATTAATGGTAAAAGTGTAGTGCAAGAACCAAGGGAAGTAAGAAAACAAATTGGATATATGCCAGACTTTTTCGGTGTTTATGATCAGTTAAAGGCAGATGAATACTTAGATTTTTATGGGGCTAGTTATGGACTTTCTAGTTCTGAACGGGAGGTCCTAATTCCCCAGTTACTTGAGCTCGTCAATTTAACGAGTAAAAGATATGAATATGTTGATTTACTATCACGTGGAATGAAGCAACGACTTTGTTTAGCCCGTTCACTAATCCATGACCCAAAAGTATTAATACTAGATGAACCAGCGTCTGGTTTAGACCCCCGAGCGCGTGTAGAAATGAGAGATATTCTAAAGCATCTAAAATCAATGGGTAAAACGATTTTAATTTCGTCGCATATTTTACCCGAACTTGCAGAAATGTGTGATGAAATTGGGGTGATTGATAATGGAAGGTTGATTGCCCATGGAAATGTAGCAACGATTCAAGCTCAATTACAAGGGGATAAACGGATTATTGTAAAGGTCATTAATCAGCTTGAGCGTGCACGTGCTTTCTTTGAAGAAGACCCTCATATTTCATCTATCGAATTAATTGAGGAGAGAAATGAAATTGCTTTTAGTTATCGTGGTAAACCTGAAGACCAAGTGAAGCTTTTACAAAAAGCATTACTTGCTGAAATTCCTATTTATACGTTAACCGAAGAGGAAAAAGATTTAGAAGATGTATTCATGGCTATTACGAAAGGAGCGGATACGGAATGA
- a CDS encoding ABC transporter permease: protein MMNHFSNPVLLKELKLRFRAFKSFSGLMFYLAVLCIFVAGFLLVYTQFTGTGFFRPSESFAMFAVLSVLQMGLVMFITPGLTAGAISTEREKQTLNILLTTTQSSSQIIIGKLLSSVAFLILLLIAGLPLYSLVFLFGGVSPSQLITIFLLYLLTLIAIGSIGIMFSTITKKTIVSMIATYGAMIFLAGITAFFFFIGMSMEQMSMAQGTPTNQTPFSPITYFWASINPGALMLTILYPDLATSLESLVGISLPIWIVYIIFYCLITILCLAIAIRKLRANMKTNR, encoded by the coding sequence ATGATGAATCACTTTTCGAACCCAGTGTTATTGAAAGAATTAAAATTACGTTTCCGTGCCTTTAAAAGTTTTTCAGGGTTAATGTTTTACCTAGCCGTACTATGTATTTTTGTTGCAGGGTTTTTATTAGTATATACGCAATTTACAGGAACAGGATTCTTTAGACCTAGCGAAAGTTTTGCAATGTTCGCTGTACTGAGTGTGCTTCAAATGGGGCTTGTTATGTTTATAACACCTGGATTAACAGCAGGCGCGATTAGTACGGAACGTGAGAAACAAACGTTAAATATTTTATTAACTACGACGCAAAGTTCAAGTCAAATTATTATTGGGAAACTTTTATCATCTGTTGCATTTTTAATTTTATTGTTGATCGCAGGATTACCACTGTATAGTTTAGTGTTTTTATTTGGTGGTGTTTCGCCATCACAATTAATCACGATTTTTTTACTTTATTTATTAACACTAATTGCGATCGGTAGTATAGGGATCATGTTTTCGACAATTACGAAAAAAACAATAGTTTCAATGATTGCAACATATGGAGCTATGATATTTTTAGCTGGAATCACGGCATTTTTCTTCTTTATTGGTATGTCAATGGAACAAATGTCAATGGCTCAAGGAACACCTACGAACCAGACGCCATTCTCCCCTATCACATATTTTTGGGCGAGTATTAATCCAGGAGCATTGATGCTTACAATTCTTTATCCAGACCTTGCCACTAGTCTAGAGTCATTAGTTGGAATTTCTCTGCCGATTTGGATTGTATATATTATTTTTTATTGCTTGATTACCATCTTGTGTTTAGCTATTGCCATTCGCAAACTACGTGCAAATATGAAAACTAATCGATAA
- a CDS encoding MoxR family ATPase, producing MAFSEEQYIEMSQQLVAVKNEISKFIVGQEEAIDYTLYSVLADGHALLEGLPGLGKTMLIRTISDVLDLSFSRIQFTPDLMPTDITGTNIIERLESGKQQFAFQPGPIFSQMVLADEINRATPKTQSALLEAMGEKTVTILGDTKQMSKPFFVLATQNPIEMEGTYPLPEAQMDRFLCKILVPYPSKKELMEIMKRTTGAQEISLEKIMNTEVLIHAQKMVKEVLVADEMMEYAVNLVVATHPEGEAPLPEVQQFVMYGSGPRGLQSIIKLAKARAVMNGRFHVSIADIKSVAKPALRHRMMLNYEGEASGKSADDVIEGILNSIQQGVGL from the coding sequence ATGGCATTTAGTGAAGAGCAGTATATAGAAATGAGCCAACAATTAGTAGCAGTTAAAAATGAAATTAGTAAGTTTATTGTCGGGCAAGAAGAAGCGATTGACTATACATTGTATTCTGTATTAGCAGATGGGCATGCACTTTTAGAAGGATTACCGGGATTAGGTAAAACAATGTTAATTCGTACAATTTCAGATGTATTGGATTTATCCTTTTCCCGAATTCAGTTTACGCCGGATTTAATGCCAACTGATATTACTGGAACCAATATTATTGAAAGATTGGAAAGTGGCAAACAACAATTTGCCTTTCAACCTGGACCAATTTTTAGCCAAATGGTACTTGCGGATGAAATTAACCGTGCGACACCCAAAACGCAAAGTGCCCTACTAGAAGCAATGGGCGAAAAAACAGTGACCATTTTAGGTGATACAAAACAAATGTCGAAACCATTTTTCGTTCTTGCCACACAAAACCCGATTGAAATGGAAGGAACATACCCTTTACCAGAAGCACAAATGGATCGTTTCTTATGTAAAATCCTAGTCCCATATCCGTCGAAAAAGGAACTAATGGAAATCATGAAACGTACAACAGGTGCCCAAGAAATATCTTTAGAAAAAATTATGAATACCGAGGTGCTAATTCATGCACAAAAAATGGTGAAGGAAGTATTAGTAGCCGATGAAATGATGGAATACGCTGTAAACCTAGTTGTCGCTACACATCCGGAGGGAGAAGCCCCATTGCCAGAAGTTCAACAATTTGTCATGTATGGTAGTGGGCCACGTGGTTTACAAAGTATCATTAAACTAGCGAAAGCACGGGCTGTTATGAATGGGAGATTCCATGTTTCAATTGCTGATATTAAATCTGTGGCGAAACCTGCTCTTCGCCATCGCATGATGTTAAATTACGAAGGTGAAGCATCTGGTAAATCGGCAGATGATGTGATAGAAGGTATCCTAAATTCTATCCAACAAGGCGTGGGCTTATGA
- a CDS encoding DUF58 domain-containing protein: MKQFPLILPDDWVSKVGRFSIATSSKIRGHHKGSHRSQRFGSSLDFSDFREYTLGDDVRQVDWNVFARTEKYFIKRFLDEQEMRVHILLDSSRSMGEEKKWLFARQITAAMGLMVLNRDDRLSFSYIHEERKPMFRRKGSTYRKAFLETVSKIDNAQFKGSFAKEGLKALPKDNTVLFIITDGLEKVSEWEQFFKRLPSFARDIRCIQIVTEEELKPVFTGDVRLIDAETNGEINVSMTNRVLADYQKVRTAHETDFDALLHRFGIRKLELVVEDGLQHAIFQKLLRAHWIQ; the protein is encoded by the coding sequence ATGAAGCAATTCCCTTTAATACTACCCGATGATTGGGTATCAAAAGTTGGTCGTTTTTCAATTGCTACCTCTTCAAAAATCCGTGGACATCATAAAGGATCGCATCGGTCCCAACGTTTTGGTTCCTCTTTAGATTTCTCAGATTTTCGTGAATATACCTTAGGTGATGATGTACGACAGGTTGATTGGAATGTATTTGCGCGAACAGAAAAGTATTTTATTAAGCGCTTCCTCGACGAACAGGAAATGCGAGTACATATTCTACTCGATTCTTCTCGTTCTATGGGAGAAGAAAAGAAATGGTTATTTGCCAGACAAATTACGGCTGCTATGGGACTAATGGTGTTAAACCGTGATGACCGATTATCCTTTTCTTATATTCATGAGGAAAGGAAGCCAATGTTTCGGAGGAAAGGGTCTACCTATCGGAAGGCTTTCTTAGAAACTGTTTCAAAAATAGACAATGCACAGTTTAAAGGTAGCTTTGCTAAAGAAGGTTTAAAGGCATTGCCAAAGGACAATACCGTTCTTTTTATTATCACGGATGGTTTAGAGAAGGTTAGTGAGTGGGAGCAGTTTTTTAAACGATTGCCATCTTTTGCGCGGGATATTCGGTGTATTCAAATTGTAACGGAAGAAGAATTAAAGCCTGTTTTCACAGGTGATGTAAGGCTGATAGATGCAGAAACGAATGGGGAAATAAATGTATCGATGACAAATCGAGTATTAGCCGACTACCAAAAAGTACGTACAGCCCATGAAACAGATTTTGATGCCTTATTACATCGCTTTGGTATTCGGAAATTAGAACTTGTTGTAGAAGATGGACTTCAACATGCAATTTTTCAAAAACTATTAAGGGCACATTGGATACAGTGA
- a CDS encoding BatA and WFA domain-containing protein, whose protein sequence is MGFSNFIFLWTLIFPIIVLLYYFFRKKYQNQPVSSTLFWSEIMQETKVSPYLKHLQKNLLLYLQLLTLILLVLSLMNPFVKTSKMAGEQAVLIVDTSATMLAGKENSTFDDHKKQMLSLVSSIGGRPVTIITTGDEPQIIVRQETNQNIVEKAINELTVTYEEEQLPKAIDVAHAFIGDTPTSIYLYTDSVERGELPMESDHVKWIVRGAESDLENVAITRFAATGTEENAQALIQIHNQTSEEQQVELSITNESGEVVFEELLNVSAEDEITKTIEEIKASKFLTAQIQVEDNYKVDNSFVTVLGLNNSSIVVDQQMHQLIQKGFQVLNHEVKIVPSDQLMNLSRNAIIVTRQTELLGTANSPIVLFGRNDQSPEEVNSLVDVSEDPLFAFSPLEDVYVSSVYPAFENYETIATIGGKPFIQRSPRGDIVVLSDIQATDWPLHPSFPLFLWSIQNELVEGTTSLGTFSPNEHRTVSLTPGDWSIYSANNEFVSAFDKLSDFRAPIEPGVYKVRSNNEEKQMVVQLSGQERILKEGKSFELGMVQNNGQEETSQRNLLIWLLIPILLLLLIEWEVQRRRGFTN, encoded by the coding sequence ATGGGTTTTAGTAATTTCATATTCTTATGGACGTTGATTTTCCCAATCATTGTCCTTCTTTACTACTTTTTCCGTAAAAAGTATCAAAACCAACCGGTGTCTTCTACTCTTTTTTGGTCAGAGATCATGCAAGAAACGAAGGTCTCTCCTTATTTAAAACATTTACAGAAAAACCTCTTACTTTACTTACAATTATTAACCCTTATTTTACTTGTCCTATCCCTTATGAATCCGTTTGTTAAAACGTCTAAAATGGCAGGGGAACAAGCAGTTTTAATAGTTGATACTTCAGCCACAATGCTTGCAGGAAAAGAAAACTCTACCTTTGATGATCATAAGAAGCAAATGTTGTCACTTGTTTCAAGTATTGGTGGTCGTCCAGTAACAATCATTACAACAGGTGATGAACCACAAATCATTGTACGACAGGAAACTAATCAAAATATTGTTGAAAAGGCAATTAACGAATTAACAGTCACATATGAAGAAGAGCAGCTACCAAAGGCTATTGACGTAGCCCATGCCTTTATTGGAGATACCCCAACGTCTATTTATTTATATACAGACTCAGTGGAACGTGGTGAATTACCAATGGAGAGTGACCACGTAAAGTGGATTGTAAGGGGTGCAGAGTCGGATTTAGAAAATGTAGCCATTACTCGTTTTGCCGCTACTGGTACAGAAGAGAATGCACAAGCACTTATTCAAATTCACAATCAAACTTCAGAAGAACAACAAGTTGAGCTTTCCATTACTAACGAAAGTGGAGAAGTAGTTTTTGAAGAACTCCTTAATGTTTCTGCAGAAGATGAAATAACAAAAACGATTGAGGAAATAAAGGCTTCTAAATTCCTAACAGCACAAATACAAGTGGAAGATAACTATAAAGTCGATAATTCATTTGTAACAGTACTAGGGCTAAACAATTCCTCCATTGTAGTGGATCAACAGATGCATCAACTCATTCAAAAAGGTTTTCAAGTATTAAATCATGAGGTGAAAATTGTTCCGTCAGATCAACTTATGAACTTGAGTAGAAACGCCATCATTGTGACAAGGCAAACCGAGTTGTTAGGGACAGCAAATTCACCAATTGTTTTGTTTGGTCGAAATGATCAATCTCCTGAAGAAGTAAATAGTTTAGTAGATGTATCTGAGGATCCACTCTTTGCTTTTAGTCCTTTGGAAGATGTGTATGTAAGTAGTGTTTATCCTGCATTTGAAAACTATGAGACAATTGCAACCATTGGGGGAAAGCCGTTTATTCAGCGTTCTCCAAGAGGAGACATTGTTGTTTTATCAGATATACAGGCAACAGACTGGCCGTTGCATCCTTCATTCCCACTATTTTTATGGAGTATTCAAAATGAATTGGTAGAAGGGACGACATCTCTAGGAACATTTTCACCAAATGAGCATCGGACAGTTTCCTTAACACCTGGCGATTGGTCTATTTATTCTGCCAATAATGAATTTGTATCGGCTTTTGACAAACTAAGTGATTTCAGAGCACCAATAGAGCCTGGTGTTTACAAGGTTCGTTCGAATAATGAGGAAAAACAAATGGTTGTTCAACTTTCAGGACAGGAGCGGATCCTGAAGGAGGGGAAAAGTTTTGAGCTTGGTATGGTTCAAAATAATGGTCAAGAAGAGACATCACAAAGGAATCTTCTTATATGGCTATTAATCCCGATTTTATTGTTACTTTTGATTGAGTGGGAGGTGCAACGTAGACGTGGATTTACGAATTGA
- a CDS encoding VWA domain-containing protein, giving the protein MDLRIEFPLALLLLIPIVGYFVWTWWQHKLQLKKSYLVVFSIRIIAVILLIFAMASPYLLLPVKEEQVVFLIDRSASLEGTEELATQYIEESLKAKKDSHLVGIYSFASNVQTETIVSPSLEHVPQFSEMKGEQDTNVEQALQLAASVVDQNKATRIVLLTDGLETKGNVLEQLTKMAGANISVDVVQLSKNVDTDVSIQSFTTPQIAYAGEQQNLITEIEATSGTDGELYLYENDQLIHQEKIQLEEGHNVLSYAHVGQAEGLVKYEALIQVEQDAIIENNKLTSITMVQSPPRLLIVSDEEQGSPIVSALGPNAIDYDVITSNELPGSLSSYLHYNAIIFDNIPGHLVGESKMEVIEQAVKNFGVGFMMVGGENSFGLGGYFKTPIEKLLPVEMEVKGKQQLPSLGLVIVLDRSGSMMGPKMELAKEAAARSVELLREGDTLGFIAFDDRPWEVIETAPLENKEESVNTILSIAPGGGTEIYSSLEMAYERLGNLELQRKHIILLTDGQSYTANSYENLIEEGKGNNITLSTVAIGSDADVNLLQMLSDTAGGRFYSVLDETMIPSILSRETAMISRTYIEDNPFYPIVYRADGWNHLFEAGVPQMNAYIGTTAKQTASVIAESEKEDPVLAEWRYGLGKSIAFTSDSTGAWTGDWARWDEWSNFWQTAISRMLPSYNDVAYDIRLDADGSFIITDPTNKAAFLDVAVVNEAGEELEVQVEPLSASTVRTVVDVEPGLVFFRISGEEGSIYQAGLTVPYSAEYELQPPNEILLTEIAERTDGDILSLDEPAAAFREFSVNGAERQSITTWLILASMLLFFIDITLRRFGLGVLQSVVKSREQADIIQPDQEQTNVAQLLKEMKKR; this is encoded by the coding sequence GTGGATTTACGAATTGAATTTCCTCTCGCATTATTGTTACTGATTCCAATAGTAGGATACTTTGTATGGACATGGTGGCAACATAAACTACAATTAAAGAAAAGTTATCTAGTAGTATTTAGTATTCGAATCATTGCTGTCATTTTGCTTATTTTTGCAATGGCTTCCCCTTATTTATTGTTACCAGTAAAAGAGGAACAAGTTGTTTTTTTAATTGACCGTTCTGCATCGTTAGAAGGAACTGAAGAGTTAGCAACACAGTATATTGAAGAGAGTTTAAAGGCTAAAAAGGATTCTCATTTGGTCGGTATTTATTCTTTTGCCTCAAATGTTCAGACGGAGACAATTGTTTCGCCTTCCCTAGAGCATGTTCCGCAATTTAGTGAAATGAAGGGTGAGCAAGATACAAATGTTGAACAGGCTCTACAGCTAGCTGCTAGTGTTGTAGACCAAAATAAAGCGACCCGAATTGTTTTACTTACAGATGGATTAGAGACAAAAGGAAATGTATTAGAGCAATTAACTAAAATGGCAGGAGCCAATATATCAGTCGATGTCGTGCAACTAAGTAAAAATGTTGACACGGATGTTTCAATTCAAAGTTTTACTACACCTCAGATTGCTTATGCAGGTGAGCAACAAAACTTAATAACAGAAATAGAAGCGACTTCTGGAACAGATGGTGAATTATATTTATATGAAAATGACCAACTCATCCACCAAGAAAAGATTCAATTAGAAGAGGGACACAATGTTCTTTCTTATGCTCATGTCGGTCAGGCTGAAGGTTTAGTCAAGTATGAGGCACTTATTCAAGTAGAACAGGATGCAATCATAGAAAATAATAAATTAACGAGTATCACAATGGTTCAAAGTCCACCTCGCTTGTTAATTGTTAGTGATGAAGAACAAGGGTCACCTATTGTCTCGGCATTAGGACCGAACGCTATCGATTACGATGTAATTACTTCAAATGAACTACCAGGGTCCTTATCTAGTTATTTGCACTATAACGCCATCATTTTTGATAATATTCCCGGGCACCTTGTTGGTGAATCAAAAATGGAAGTTATTGAGCAGGCTGTTAAAAACTTTGGCGTCGGGTTCATGATGGTAGGTGGAGAAAATAGCTTTGGTTTAGGTGGATATTTTAAAACTCCGATTGAGAAGTTATTGCCAGTCGAGATGGAAGTGAAAGGGAAACAGCAATTACCATCTCTAGGGCTAGTTATTGTTCTGGACCGGTCCGGAAGTATGATGGGGCCAAAAATGGAACTTGCAAAAGAAGCAGCGGCTCGTTCAGTTGAGTTACTTCGAGAAGGGGATACACTTGGCTTTATTGCATTTGATGACAGGCCATGGGAAGTGATAGAAACAGCTCCTTTAGAAAATAAAGAAGAATCCGTGAATACTATTTTATCTATAGCCCCTGGTGGTGGGACAGAAATCTATTCCTCATTAGAGATGGCTTATGAGAGATTAGGAAATTTGGAACTTCAACGTAAACACATTATCCTTCTGACCGATGGACAGTCATATACGGCTAATAGTTACGAGAATTTAATTGAAGAAGGAAAAGGCAATAATATCACTCTTTCAACGGTGGCAATTGGCTCCGATGCAGATGTGAATTTACTGCAAATGCTTAGTGATACAGCTGGTGGGCGTTTTTATAGTGTGCTTGATGAAACAATGATTCCCTCGATTTTATCCCGTGAAACCGCAATGATTTCTCGAACTTATATTGAGGACAATCCATTTTATCCAATTGTATATCGTGCGGATGGTTGGAATCATTTGTTTGAAGCTGGTGTCCCACAAATGAATGCCTATATTGGAACAACTGCTAAACAAACGGCATCAGTTATTGCCGAGAGTGAGAAGGAAGATCCTGTTCTAGCGGAATGGCGGTATGGCCTTGGGAAATCTATTGCCTTTACTTCCGATTCAACAGGTGCCTGGACTGGTGATTGGGCAAGGTGGGATGAGTGGTCTAACTTCTGGCAAACAGCTATTTCAAGAATGTTGCCTTCCTATAATGATGTTGCGTATGACATTCGTTTAGATGCCGATGGTTCATTTATAATAACGGACCCAACAAACAAAGCAGCCTTTTTAGATGTTGCGGTTGTAAATGAAGCAGGAGAAGAGTTGGAAGTTCAAGTAGAGCCACTCTCTGCAAGCACAGTTCGCACAGTAGTAGATGTAGAACCGGGTCTAGTATTCTTTAGAATATCAGGTGAAGAAGGGTCAATTTATCAAGCTGGTCTCACAGTTCCATATAGCGCGGAGTATGAGCTACAACCTCCTAATGAAATATTGCTAACTGAAATTGCTGAACGAACAGATGGAGACATATTAAGTTTAGATGAACCAGCTGCTGCCTTTCGTGAATTTTCAGTGAATGGTGCAGAACGGCAAAGTATTACTACTTGGTTAATACTTGCGTCTATGCTGTTATTCTTTATTGATATTACATTAAGGCGATTTGGTTTGGGTGTATTACAATCGGTTGTAAAAAGTCGAGAGCAGGCTGATATTATACAACCAGATCAAGAACAAACAAATGTTGCTCAGTTATTGAAAGAAATGAAGAAAAGATAA
- the dnaX gene encoding DNA polymerase III subunit gamma/tau: protein MTYQAFYRVYRPQSFREMSGQTHVKRTLQNALLANKTTHAYLFSGPRGTGKTSTAKIFAKALNCEKAPASEPCNECSTCISITEGSHPDVIEFDAASNSRVEEMRDIIEKVRFAPASARFKVYIIDEVHMLSTSAFNALLKTLEEPPPHAVFILATTEPHKLPATIISRCQRFDFKRLSSTDILERMKIILEDINLPYEEQALKVIAQAAAGGMRDALSLLDQVVSFSGEQLTLENALLVSGSISQEVFYDLVNALREKEIAKVLSLIEELVADGKDPLRLTEDLITFFRDLLLLQTSNELEELLELVTPEEKFISLAHAFNADILYGYIDILSKTQQEMRFSHHTKIYMETALLKMAQSSRNDTSMNHTVPSAIDPALQEKVTNLEMLVQQLTQQLQNGTVVQGNVGSQPKEAPRPRAKSANGYQPPAGRIREVLKGATKQDIQKIKSVWVQVLNQMQKSQAALLAEAEPVAASTSAFVVKFKYDIHCQMVAENKGFTSLFSQVLSQQTGSMYEMLCIPENHWVTLREQFIRENKLNNKKDHTEHSDDALIEDSVPGEPFIDDGQVVISDDPLVAEAEKMFGKDFVEVVED from the coding sequence TTGACGTATCAAGCATTTTACCGTGTCTATAGACCGCAAAGTTTTCGCGAAATGTCTGGTCAAACACATGTAAAAAGAACCCTTCAAAATGCTCTTCTAGCAAATAAAACTACTCACGCTTATCTTTTTTCTGGCCCACGTGGTACCGGGAAAACAAGTACAGCAAAAATATTCGCCAAAGCATTAAATTGTGAAAAAGCACCTGCCAGTGAACCATGCAATGAATGTTCAACTTGTATTAGTATTACAGAAGGGTCACATCCGGATGTAATTGAATTTGATGCCGCTTCCAATTCTCGTGTTGAAGAAATGCGCGATATTATAGAAAAAGTACGATTTGCCCCAGCAAGTGCTCGTTTTAAAGTGTATATTATCGATGAAGTGCATATGCTTTCTACAAGTGCATTTAATGCACTATTAAAGACATTAGAAGAACCGCCACCACATGCTGTCTTTATTTTGGCTACTACGGAGCCACATAAACTTCCAGCTACTATTATTTCACGCTGTCAGCGGTTTGATTTTAAACGTCTTTCATCTACTGATATTTTGGAGCGTATGAAAATTATATTGGAGGATATTAATCTCCCTTATGAAGAACAAGCACTAAAGGTAATTGCACAAGCTGCTGCTGGTGGGATGCGTGACGCATTAAGTTTACTTGACCAGGTTGTTTCTTTTAGTGGAGAACAGTTAACACTCGAAAACGCCTTACTTGTAAGTGGGTCAATTAGCCAAGAGGTTTTTTATGATTTAGTAAATGCGCTAAGGGAAAAAGAAATTGCAAAGGTCCTTTCATTGATTGAAGAACTTGTAGCCGATGGGAAAGATCCACTGCGTTTAACAGAGGACCTTATTACCTTTTTCCGTGACTTGTTACTGCTGCAAACGAGTAATGAGCTTGAAGAGTTACTTGAACTAGTTACGCCTGAAGAAAAGTTTATTTCACTAGCGCATGCGTTTAATGCCGACATCCTTTATGGATATATCGATATACTATCTAAGACACAGCAAGAAATGCGTTTTTCTCACCATACGAAAATATATATGGAAACAGCTCTTTTAAAGATGGCGCAGTCTTCAAGAAATGATACAAGTATGAATCATACTGTTCCTAGCGCCATTGATCCAGCACTACAAGAAAAGGTCACTAATCTTGAAATGTTAGTTCAACAATTAACACAACAGCTTCAAAATGGTACTGTAGTTCAGGGAAATGTAGGTTCTCAACCTAAAGAAGCACCACGCCCTAGAGCGAAGTCAGCAAATGGCTATCAACCACCTGCTGGGCGAATTCGTGAAGTGTTAAAAGGAGCAACGAAACAAGATATTCAAAAAATTAAAAGTGTTTGGGTTCAAGTGCTAAATCAAATGCAAAAGTCACAAGCAGCATTATTAGCTGAAGCGGAACCAGTTGCGGCATCTACTAGTGCTTTTGTGGTAAAATTCAAGTATGATATACATTGTCAAATGGTAGCAGAAAATAAAGGATTTACCTCACTCTTTTCTCAGGTTTTATCTCAACAAACAGGTTCGATGTATGAAATGTTGTGTATTCCAGAAAATCATTGGGTCACACTACGTGAACAATTCATTCGTGAAAATAAGCTGAATAATAAAAAGGATCATACAGAGCATTCTGATGATGCTTTAATAGAGGATTCAGTACCAGGAGAACCATTTATTGATGATGGGCAGGTTGTTATTTCTGACGACCCACTGGTAGCTGAAGCTGAGAAAATGTTTGGTAAAGATTTTGTTGAGGTTGTAGAAGACTAA
- a CDS encoding YbaB/EbfC family nucleoid-associated protein gives MRGMGNMQGMMKKMQKMQKEMMQAQEELNAQQFEGVAGGGMVKVTVNGQREVLSVNLDPSVVDPDDVEMLQDLIVVATNEALKKVEETTASTMGKFTQGLNLPF, from the coding sequence ATGCGTGGTATGGGAAATATGCAAGGTATGATGAAAAAAATGCAAAAAATGCAAAAAGAAATGATGCAAGCACAGGAAGAATTAAATGCACAACAATTTGAAGGTGTTGCAGGTGGCGGAATGGTTAAGGTTACTGTAAACGGTCAACGTGAAGTACTTAGCGTTAACTTAGATCCATCTGTAGTAGACCCAGATGATGTTGAAATGTTACAAGATTTAATTGTAGTAGCAACAAATGAGGCGTTAAAGAAAGTAGAAGAAACTACTGCATCAACTATGGGTAAATTCACACAAGGGTTAAACCTTCCATTCTAG
- the recR gene encoding recombination mediator RecR: MYYPEPISKLIDSFMKLPGIGPKTAARLAFFVLTMKEDTVTTFAKALVDAKRNLTYCSVCGHITDIDPCQICSDQQRDVSTICVVQDPKDVIAMEKMRDYHGLYHVLHGAISPMDGVGPEDINVASLITRLQDERVKELILATNPTIEGEATAMYISRLVKPSGIRTTRIAHGLPVGGDLEYADEVTLSKALEGRREL, translated from the coding sequence ATGTATTATCCTGAACCAATATCAAAGCTAATTGATAGCTTTATGAAATTGCCAGGTATCGGTCCGAAAACTGCGGCTCGACTGGCATTTTTCGTTTTAACTATGAAAGAAGATACTGTAACAACATTTGCAAAGGCGTTAGTCGATGCGAAAAGGAATTTAACGTATTGTTCCGTATGTGGACATATTACGGATATTGACCCATGTCAAATTTGTTCAGATCAACAACGTGATGTATCAACCATTTGTGTGGTACAAGATCCTAAAGACGTCATAGCAATGGAAAAAATGCGTGATTATCATGGTTTATACCATGTATTACATGGTGCGATCTCACCAATGGATGGTGTGGGGCCAGAAGATATAAATGTTGCTTCTTTAATTACTCGTTTACAAGATGAACGCGTAAAAGAATTGATTTTAGCAACAAACCCCACAATAGAAGGAGAAGCAACTGCAATGTATATTTCTCGTCTTGTAAAACCATCTGGAATCCGTACAACACGTATTGCACATGGCCTTCCTGTTGGTGGCGATTTAGAATACGCAGATGAAGTAACTTTGTCTAAGGCTTTAGAAGGAAGACGTGAACTATAA